From one Takifugu rubripes chromosome 14, fTakRub1.2, whole genome shotgun sequence genomic stretch:
- the apbb2a gene encoding amyloid-beta A4 precursor protein-binding family B member 2 isoform X2, with translation METGSSATLPKSRQRHTMTSVRSAMGISENLSYRNQSGTRGRGLPTKSSSSSALYSSTCSSSLFNTTNPKLAKNGANMQRRAESQQLELSRANTESKIHNDRINNSASDWLESEKDNSQLPPFRRRTKSFLEYHEKALDLDLRWGYKEDRKEKNQETPPEKEQASPTKEREAEKEEKQGLKQTPQEEEELEPVTTEEEEDNLTRRSRQPLLPVVMEAPLSSPSSSSTNSPEWLPDNQNQAPVQVREDLCANIQPSPRSPAKPPRSSQPRVIKVELHPNNENQFLQQYPSSPKQARAADRSRPPASLPEPGKDPGLPEMSVTMDMTPVSPSEDEDSSWTTLSQETPSPQTPQETDVWGDGDLPPGWREISDSSEVYFWHVPTGTTQYHRPVAPGNQHASPNGEAGAEDDLRDKLEERVQPSSERPSSLISDSSVEPVPSPSESYLSSSPASTTLFNDVPPSGPNLNISAAKELKDYPVYPDPSLKAFEGATLRYASLKLNPPAQLETVDLDNTYCDAEAMSFPVRSLGWMEMAEQDLCEGRSSVAVHHCIRQLSYCRRDIRDSAGVWGEGKGMLLVLQDRMLNLIDPDDHSLLHSQPISSIRVWGVGRDHDRDFAYVARDKNTRVLKCHVFRCDTPAAAIATSLHEICSKIMAERKSAKAAACSSTQASSDVPLQEFPMPKTELVQKFHVLYLGMTTVSRPIGMDIINGAIESLLTSTGKEDWTPVILSIADTTLAVIKEKEEEEEAVVECRVRFLSFMGVGRDAHTFAFIMDTGNQHFQCHVFWCDPNAGSVSEAVQTACVLRYQKCLVARPPSQRAGASSPPSPDSVTRRVTSSVKRGVQSLIDTLKTKKQPSELQQQ, from the exons ATGGAGACTGGAAGTTCAGCCACGCTGCCAAAGAGCCGCCAGAGGCACACGATGACCAGCGTGAGGAGCGCCATGGGCATCAGCGAAAACCTGTCCTACAGGAACCAATCCGGGACCAGAGGGAGGGGCCTCCCCACCaaatcctcctccagctctgccctcTACTCCTCCACTTGCTCTTCCTCCCTGTTTAACACCACCAACCCCAAGCTAGCCAAAAATGGAGCAAAcatgcagaggagagcagagagtcagcagctggagctgagcAGAGCCAACACCGAGAGCAAAATTCACAACGATCGCATCAATAACTccgcttctgattggctggaatcAGAGAAGGACAATTCCCAGTTGCCTCCATTTCGCCGAAGGACCAAGAGCTTCTTGGAGTACCATGAGAAGGCCTTGGACCTGGACCTCAGATGGGGGTAcaaggaggacaggaaggagaagaaccaAGAGACTCCCCCAGAGAAGGAGCAGGCCAGTCCCACCAAGGAGAGGGaggctgagaaggaggagaagcagggcCTCAAGCAGACCccccaggaggaagaggagttggAGCCAGTGacgacagaggaagaggaagacaacCTGACACGGCGATCGAGGCAGCCACTGTTACCGGTGGTGATGGAAGCACCTCTgtcttcaccttcctcctcatccaccaATAGTCCAGAATGGCTCCCAGACAACCAGAACCAGGCTCCGGTCCAGGTCAGAGAGGATCTCTGCGCCAACATTCAGCCCAGTCCGCGCAGTCCCGCGAAGCCCCCTCGCAGCTCCCAGCCTCGGGTGATCAAGGTGGAACTGCACCCCAACAACGAGAACCAGTTCCTGCAGCAGTACCCCTCGTCACCAAAACAAGCCCGGGCCGCAGACAGGAGCAGGCCTCCGGCCTCTCTCCCAGAACCTGGGAAAGACCCCGGGCTTCCTGAAATGAGTGTGACGATGGACATGACTCCAGTCAGCCCGTCAGAAGACGAGGACTCCAGCTGGACCACCCTGTCCCAGGAGACTCCCTCTCCTCAGACCCCACAAGAGACAG ATGTGTGGGGGGACGGCGATCTGCCCCCAGGCTGGCGGGAGATCTCAGACTCATCAGAGGTCTATTTCTGGCATGTCCCCACCGGCACTACACAGTACCACCGACCCGTTGCCCCCGGCAACCAACATGCCTCGCCCAATGGCGAGGCGGGGGCTGAGGATGACCTGCGTGATAAACTGGAGGAGCGCGTCCAGCCGTCCTCTGAG AGGCCCAGCAGCCTGATATCCGACAGCTCCGTAGAGCCCGTCCCCTCGCCCTCCGAATCgtacctgtcctcctctcccgcCTCCACCACCCTCTTCAACGATGTCCCACCCTCTGGACCCAATCTGAACATCAGCGCTGCAAAG GAGCTGAAGGACTACCCAGTCTATCCAGATCCCAGTCTGAAGGCCTTTGAGGGGGCTACACTTCGCTACGCTTCCCTCAAACTCAA CCCCCCGGCCCAGTTGGAGACAGTGGACCTGGACAATACTTACTGTGATGCAGAGGCAATG TCATTTCCAGTTCGATCtttgggatggatggagatggcaGAGCAGGACCTGTGTGAGGGCAGGAGCAGTGTGGCCGTCCACCACTGCATCAGACAGCTGTCCTACTGCCGGAGAGACATCCGGGACTCGGCTGGAGTCTGGGGAGAG GGCAAAGGGATGCTGCTCGTGCTTCAGGATCGCATGTTGAACCTGATTGACCCAGACGATCACAGCCTGCTCCACTCGCAGCCCATCAGCAGCATCCGCGTGTGGGGCGTCGGCCGAGACCACGACAG GGATTTTGCCTACGTGGCGAGAGACAAAAACACGCGGGTGCTCAAGTGCCACGTTTTCCGATGTGATACTCCCGCCGCCGCCATCGCCACGAGTCTCCACGAGATCTGCTCCAAG ATTATGGCTGAGAGGAAAAGTGCCAAGGCTGcggcctgcagctccacccagGCCAGCTCAGATGTCCCCCTACAAg agtTTCCCATGCCAAAGACTGAGCTGGTGCAGAAGTTTCACGTTCTGTATCTGGGTATGACGACCGTCTCTCGTCCCATAG GTATGGACATCATAAATGGAGCTATCGAAAGCCTGCTGACCTCCACAGGGAAGGAGGACTGGACTCCCGTCATTCTGAGCATCGCGGACACCACTCTGGCTGTCATCAAAGAAAAG gaagaagaagaggaggcggTCGTAGAGTGTCGCGTCCGTTTCTTGTCCTTCATGGGGGTGGGACGGGACGCGCATACATTCGCCTTTATCATGGACACCGGGAACCAGCACTTCCAGTGTCACGTGTTCTGGTGCGATCCGAACGCTGGCAGTGTGTCTGAGGCTGTGCAAACAGCATGTGTG CTGCGGTATCAAAAGTGTCTGGTTGCACGGCCGCCCTCCCAGCGCGCCGGCGCGTCCTCGCCGCCATCGCCAGACTCCGTGACGCGCCGTGTGACCAGCAGCGTGAAACGCGGCGTCCAGTCCCTCATAGACACCCTGAAAACCAAGAAGCAGCCGTCCGAACTTCAGCAGCAATGA
- the apbb2a gene encoding amyloid-beta A4 precursor protein-binding family B member 2 isoform X1 — METGSSATLPKSRQRHTMTSVRSAMGISENLSYRNQSGTRGRGLPTKSSSSSALYSSTCSSSLFNTTNPKLAKNGANMQRRAESQQLELSRANTESKIHNDRINNSASDWLESEKDNSQLPPFRRRTKSFLEYHEKALDLDLRWGYKEDRKEKNQETPPEKEQASPTKEREAEKEEKQGLKQTPQEEEELEPVTTEEEEDNLTRRSRQPLLPVVMEAPLSSPSSSSTNSPEWLPDNQNQAPVQVREDLCANIQPSPRSPAKPPRSSQPRVIKVELHPNNENQFLQQYPSSPKQARAADRSRPPASLPEPGKDPGLPEMSVTMDMTPVSPSEDEDSSWTTLSQETPSPQTPQETDVWGDGDLPPGWREISDSSEVYFWHVPTGTTQYHRPVAPGNQHASPNGEAGAEDDLRDKLEERVQPSSERPSSLISDSSVEPVPSPSESYLSSSPASTTLFNDVPPSGPNLNISAAKELKDYPVYPDPSLKAFEGATLRYASLKLNPPAQLETVDLDNTYCDAEAMSFPVRSLGWMEMAEQDLCEGRSSVAVHHCIRQLSYCRRDIRDSAGVWGEGKGMLLVLQDRMLNLIDPDDHSLLHSQPISSIRVWGVGRDHDRERDFAYVARDKNTRVLKCHVFRCDTPAAAIATSLHEICSKIMAERKSAKAAACSSTQASSDVPLQEFPMPKTELVQKFHVLYLGMTTVSRPIGMDIINGAIESLLTSTGKEDWTPVILSIADTTLAVIKEKEEEEEAVVECRVRFLSFMGVGRDAHTFAFIMDTGNQHFQCHVFWCDPNAGSVSEAVQTACVLRYQKCLVARPPSQRAGASSPPSPDSVTRRVTSSVKRGVQSLIDTLKTKKQPSELQQQ, encoded by the exons ATGGAGACTGGAAGTTCAGCCACGCTGCCAAAGAGCCGCCAGAGGCACACGATGACCAGCGTGAGGAGCGCCATGGGCATCAGCGAAAACCTGTCCTACAGGAACCAATCCGGGACCAGAGGGAGGGGCCTCCCCACCaaatcctcctccagctctgccctcTACTCCTCCACTTGCTCTTCCTCCCTGTTTAACACCACCAACCCCAAGCTAGCCAAAAATGGAGCAAAcatgcagaggagagcagagagtcagcagctggagctgagcAGAGCCAACACCGAGAGCAAAATTCACAACGATCGCATCAATAACTccgcttctgattggctggaatcAGAGAAGGACAATTCCCAGTTGCCTCCATTTCGCCGAAGGACCAAGAGCTTCTTGGAGTACCATGAGAAGGCCTTGGACCTGGACCTCAGATGGGGGTAcaaggaggacaggaaggagaagaaccaAGAGACTCCCCCAGAGAAGGAGCAGGCCAGTCCCACCAAGGAGAGGGaggctgagaaggaggagaagcagggcCTCAAGCAGACCccccaggaggaagaggagttggAGCCAGTGacgacagaggaagaggaagacaacCTGACACGGCGATCGAGGCAGCCACTGTTACCGGTGGTGATGGAAGCACCTCTgtcttcaccttcctcctcatccaccaATAGTCCAGAATGGCTCCCAGACAACCAGAACCAGGCTCCGGTCCAGGTCAGAGAGGATCTCTGCGCCAACATTCAGCCCAGTCCGCGCAGTCCCGCGAAGCCCCCTCGCAGCTCCCAGCCTCGGGTGATCAAGGTGGAACTGCACCCCAACAACGAGAACCAGTTCCTGCAGCAGTACCCCTCGTCACCAAAACAAGCCCGGGCCGCAGACAGGAGCAGGCCTCCGGCCTCTCTCCCAGAACCTGGGAAAGACCCCGGGCTTCCTGAAATGAGTGTGACGATGGACATGACTCCAGTCAGCCCGTCAGAAGACGAGGACTCCAGCTGGACCACCCTGTCCCAGGAGACTCCCTCTCCTCAGACCCCACAAGAGACAG ATGTGTGGGGGGACGGCGATCTGCCCCCAGGCTGGCGGGAGATCTCAGACTCATCAGAGGTCTATTTCTGGCATGTCCCCACCGGCACTACACAGTACCACCGACCCGTTGCCCCCGGCAACCAACATGCCTCGCCCAATGGCGAGGCGGGGGCTGAGGATGACCTGCGTGATAAACTGGAGGAGCGCGTCCAGCCGTCCTCTGAG AGGCCCAGCAGCCTGATATCCGACAGCTCCGTAGAGCCCGTCCCCTCGCCCTCCGAATCgtacctgtcctcctctcccgcCTCCACCACCCTCTTCAACGATGTCCCACCCTCTGGACCCAATCTGAACATCAGCGCTGCAAAG GAGCTGAAGGACTACCCAGTCTATCCAGATCCCAGTCTGAAGGCCTTTGAGGGGGCTACACTTCGCTACGCTTCCCTCAAACTCAA CCCCCCGGCCCAGTTGGAGACAGTGGACCTGGACAATACTTACTGTGATGCAGAGGCAATG TCATTTCCAGTTCGATCtttgggatggatggagatggcaGAGCAGGACCTGTGTGAGGGCAGGAGCAGTGTGGCCGTCCACCACTGCATCAGACAGCTGTCCTACTGCCGGAGAGACATCCGGGACTCGGCTGGAGTCTGGGGAGAG GGCAAAGGGATGCTGCTCGTGCTTCAGGATCGCATGTTGAACCTGATTGACCCAGACGATCACAGCCTGCTCCACTCGCAGCCCATCAGCAGCATCCGCGTGTGGGGCGTCGGCCGAGACCACGACAG AGAAAG GGATTTTGCCTACGTGGCGAGAGACAAAAACACGCGGGTGCTCAAGTGCCACGTTTTCCGATGTGATACTCCCGCCGCCGCCATCGCCACGAGTCTCCACGAGATCTGCTCCAAG ATTATGGCTGAGAGGAAAAGTGCCAAGGCTGcggcctgcagctccacccagGCCAGCTCAGATGTCCCCCTACAAg agtTTCCCATGCCAAAGACTGAGCTGGTGCAGAAGTTTCACGTTCTGTATCTGGGTATGACGACCGTCTCTCGTCCCATAG GTATGGACATCATAAATGGAGCTATCGAAAGCCTGCTGACCTCCACAGGGAAGGAGGACTGGACTCCCGTCATTCTGAGCATCGCGGACACCACTCTGGCTGTCATCAAAGAAAAG gaagaagaagaggaggcggTCGTAGAGTGTCGCGTCCGTTTCTTGTCCTTCATGGGGGTGGGACGGGACGCGCATACATTCGCCTTTATCATGGACACCGGGAACCAGCACTTCCAGTGTCACGTGTTCTGGTGCGATCCGAACGCTGGCAGTGTGTCTGAGGCTGTGCAAACAGCATGTGTG CTGCGGTATCAAAAGTGTCTGGTTGCACGGCCGCCCTCCCAGCGCGCCGGCGCGTCCTCGCCGCCATCGCCAGACTCCGTGACGCGCCGTGTGACCAGCAGCGTGAAACGCGGCGTCCAGTCCCTCATAGACACCCTGAAAACCAAGAAGCAGCCGTCCGAACTTCAGCAGCAATGA
- the dele1 gene encoding death ligand signal enhancer yields MWRVHGFVGRVLQRCYGNTQLRLPQNHHVEDEVINTSAALSTSRHGSDSSSQREEDGERRRKQKTFDFGQAELPRYTAIDAVSWGAAAVLFMHICRRIHSQFASGTEPSPTPRAVTHSTLHKCGYRILLEILPKTDVLPGGRSVFCLQGAPEGPKRDELQSQSSINSSISSTSDTSSSCSTDDATKPNPLTSDPERPLLIQDSSIPDELYLSASCPLQNDSNQVKAETADVAEQNTLSNEEKLAGAALNLEQVGDTSVPVILNIIGLENAKRGNYEEAFICFKAASEQGYSKAQFNVGVCYEKGRGVHKDREKALHHYWQAAAGGHRQAQYRHAKLILSSRGQQSAEELNTAISFLEQSATAGLIEAQICLASIYSQEPVRDESKSIHYLKMAADSGDDRALLFLGQCYESGFGVRRNRRRATEYYKQAARAGNEQARSLVMPPHAANPQEAVLRSISSAPCFSAACHLQQPLSSHLSPSTFTLPLLPHSWSTGSLCLSPSLSSSLLPVRSLNAEGGTCQWTVGLG; encoded by the exons ATGTGGAGAGTTCATGGATTTGTCGGCAGAG ttcTGCAGCGGTGCTATGGTAACACCCAACTGCGCCTGCCACAGAACCACCATGTGGAGGACGAGGTCATCAACACCTCAGCGGCCCTCTCCACCTCTCGACATGGGTCTGATAGCAG CTCTCaaagggaggaggatggagagaggaggaggaagcagaaaacGTTTGACTTTGGTCAGGCTGAGCTTCCACGCTACACAGCCATTGATGCCGTTTCTTGG GGCGCTGCTGCAGTTCTGTTCATGCACATCTGCAGAAGGATCCATTCTCAGTTTGCGTCAGGCACAGAGCCCAGTCCAACCCCGAGAGCGGTAACCCATTCCACCCTACACAAGTGTGGCTACCGAATCCTCCTGGAGATCC TGCCTAAAACTGATGTGCTGCCTGGAGGAAGGAGTGTGTTCTGTCTGCAAGGGGCTCCAGAAGGCCCCAAAAGAGATGAGTTACAATCACAAAGCAGcattaacagcagcatcagcagcactaGTGATACAAGCAGtagctgcagcacagatgaTGCCACCAAACCAAatccactgacctctgacccagagAGGCCACTCCTGATCCAGGATTCATCTATACCAG ATGAGTTGTATCTGTCAGCATCATGTCCTCTTCAGAATGATAGCAACCAGGTCAAGGCTGAGACAGCAGATGTTGCTGAGCAG AACACATTGTCCAATGAGGAGAAGCTTGCAGGAGCTGCATTGAACCTTGAACAAGTGGGAGACACCAGTGTCCCAGTTATTCTGAACATCATTG GCCTGGAAAACGCTAAAAGGGGAAACTACGAGgaagcttttatttgttttaaagctGCATCCGAGCAAGGTTACAGCAAGGCACAGTTTAACGTGGGTGTGTGCTATGAGAAAGGCCGAGGAGTGcacaaggacagagaaaag GCTCTGCATCACTACTGGCAAGCAGCAGCTGGGGGCCACAGGCAGGCTCAGTACCGCCATGCAAAGTTGAttctgtccagcagggggcagcagagcgcCGAAGAGCTGAACACAGCCATCAGTTTCCTGGAGCAGTCAGCCACAGCCGGACTCATCGAG GCTCAGATCTGTCTGGCCTCCATTTACTCACAGGAGCCCGTCAGAGATGAGAGCAAGTCCATCCACTACCTGAAGATGGCAGCAGACAGTGGG GATGACAGGGCTCTGCTGTTCCTGGGTCAGTGTTATGAGAGTGGCTTTGGCGTGCGGCGGAACAGGAGAAGAGCCACAGAATACTACAAACAAGCTGCCCGAGCAGGCAACGAGCAGGCCAGGAGCCTGGTGATGCCCCCCCATGCTGCCAATC CTCAAGAGGCCGTACTGCGCTCTATCAGCTCAGCTCCATGTTTCTCTGCCGCCTGCCACCTCCAGCAGCCGCTCTCTTCCCACCTCAGCCCCTCAACCTTTACCCTTCCCCTCCTGCCTCACTCCTGGAGCACTGGGAGCCTTTgcctctccccttccctgtcTTCCTCACTTCTTCCCGTCCGTTCCCTTAATGCCGAGGGAGGAACCTGCCAGTGGACCGTTGGGTTGGGATGA
- the LOC115252391 gene encoding putative methyltransferase NSUN7 — MRYEMMLRKNKRLHKRASQQQRDVQAKAQTSPAPQEHPSTGAVPAPFACPEVQAQSQSHQEFPDRIYLLASVIFQNLHPEKPAMRKLVNYGNKRRLPLPEVKFEERPSSYELAFNTLKYQDFLEGMIINSFGVAPPISNDDMSLFVVMLYDLQSRKFLPRQHQENEETIPDVTLVERVILGFKTKLAASLARHRIKHQLLSVESFLPETVKLKQERSLRLPIYAWVNALKSSPEEIQRVLRSAGFCQVKSIRQLVDRTFCWDHHCRDVLVFPALCRSQLYSTGLLSDCKLVIQDKSCSLGPQAVFSLLPDDADVLLVGHFSGLTLSHTAALIAQKDLPYGAQQPTVYACVSDHTEAQRAELQQTMTAMGCKNVTLIPEDFQSLGANDKRLQRLLVIFLTPECSLSAVSNPVELILQENRDLHLLQDLSQGSISPKKLATLVVEQRKAVDHALKFPKVSAVVYSTHSSHAEENEEVVKGALQRFQASFGETGEPELARLRSPSPFSIFKEDEGLEKKDSFFMLEPSEESNGCFLAVLNREPKPVVKETPREVILRAYTTGLLDGIGSKHGSGKTSQNYPEVMKKYHNVLDSDSGPVMSVQTSPPSTKSSWVVTRGHQLTSHTQSSQAKTKQLQGVKTSKDAGSVPAAPLRQKPNPPSSSKPDHTTFKKTIPRLPASSRAADVTPAVRPHLEPKPVELTLPVVHFKPFSLHSRGWKPNQKDSPSGFNQSKSVRLNSKPLFGMNRS, encoded by the exons ATGAG gtatgAGATGATGCTCCGTAAAAATAAGAGACTTCACAAACGTGCTTCCCAGCAACAGAGAGATGTCCAGGCTAAAGCCCAGACAAGCCCGGCTCCTCAGGAACATCCGTCCACCGGCGCCGTCCCCGCTCCCTTTGCCTGTCCAGAAGTTCAGGCCCAGTCCCAAAGTCACCAGGAATTTCCAGACAGAATATACCTGCTGGCATCAGTCATTTTCCAGAATCTCCACCCGGAAAAGCCGGCGATGCGAAAATTGGTGAATTATGGCAACAAGAGAAGGCTCCCGTTACCTGAAGTGAAGTTCGAAGAGCGACCTTCATCTTATGAGCTGGCCTTCAATACGCTTAAAT ATCAAGACTTCCTGGAGGGCATGATAATCAACAGCTTTGGAGTGGCTCCACCAATA TCCAATGATGACATGAGCCTTTTTGTGGTCATGCTCTACGACCTTCAGAGCAGAAAGTTCCTCCCGAGGCAACACCAGGAAAACGAGGAGACTATACCTGATGTAACCCTTGTGGAGAGAGTAATCCTTGG CTTTAAAACAAAGCTGGCGGCGTCTCTGGCCCGCCACCGGATCAAACATCAGCTCCTCTCGGTTGAGAGTTTCCTGCCAGAAACCGTGAAGCTAAAGCAGGAGAGATCACTGAGGCTCCCCATCTACGCGTGGGTGAACGCACTGAAGAGCAG CCCTGAAGAGATCCAGCGTGTGCTGAGGAGCGCAGGCTTCTGTCAGGTTAAATCCATcagacagctggtggacaggaCATTCTGCTGGGACCATCACTGCAGGGACGTGCTGGTATTCCCGGCCCTCTGCAGGAGTCAGCTGTACTCGACCGGACTACTTAGTGACTGCAAGCTCGTCATCCAG GACAAGTCCTGCAGCTTGGGTCCTCAGGCGGTGTTCTCCCTGCTTCCGGACGATGCTGATGTGCTGTTAGTCGGCCATTTTTCTGGcctcacgctctcacacacagcGGCCCTGATTGCCCAGAAAGACCTCCCATACGGCGCCCAGCAGCCCACCGTCTACGCCTGTGTCAGCGACCATACGGAGGCTCAGAGggcggagctgcagcagacgATGACTGCCATGGGCTGCAAAA ATGTGACGTTGATACCGGAGGATTTCCAGTCTCTGGGTGCCAATGACAAGCGACTTCAGAGGTTGCTCGTCATTTTCTTGACTCCTGAGTGTTCTTTGTCTGCCGTCAGCAACCCAGTGGAACTAATTCTGCAAGAAAACAGGG ATctgcacctgctgcaggacTTATCCCAGGGCTCCATTAGTCCAAAGAAACTGGCAACTCTGGTGGTCGAGCAAAGGAAGGCTGTTGATCATGCCTTGAAGT TCCCAAAGGTCTCGGCAGTGGTGTACTCCACCCATTCATCACACGCAGAGGAGAACGAGGAGGTGGTGAAGGGAGCGCTGCAGAGATTCCAGGCTAGCTTTGGGGAAACAGGGGAGCCAGAGCTAGCTCGCTTGAG AAGTCCATCCCCATTCAGCATATTTAAGGAAGATGAAGGTCTGGAGAAAAAAGACAGTTTCTTCATGTTGGAACCTTCTGAAGAGAGCAATGGTTGCTTCCTGGCCGTCCTCAATAGAGAG CCGAAGCCAGTGGTCAAAGAGACGCCGCGTGAGGTGATTCTGAGGGCTTACACCACAGGTTTACTGGATGGGATCGGATCTAAACACGGCAGTGGCAAGACGTCGCAGAATTACCCCGAGGTGATGAAGAAATACCACAACGTGCTCGACTCCGACTCCGGGCCTGTCATGTCTGTTCAAACGAGTCCCCCCTCGACTAAGAGCAGCTGGGTGGTTACACGTGGACATCAGCTCACTTCTCACACTCAGTCATCACAAG CCAAAACCAAACAACTGCAGGGAGTAAAGACCTCAAAGGACGCTGGTTCCGTCCCAGCCGCTCCTCTCAGACAGAAACCCAACCCCCCCTCTTCTTCCAAACCGGACCACACCACCTTTAAGAAAACCATCCCCCGGCTTCCAGCCTCTTCCCGAGCTGCAGACGTGACTCCGGCTGTCCGGCCTCATCTGGAACCCAAACCTGTGGAGCTGACCCTCCCCGTGGTTCATTTCAAGCCCTTTAGTCTCCACTCCAGAGGATGGAAGCCCAACCAGAAGGACTCCCCCTCCGGCTTCAACCAATCCAAAAGTGTTAGGTTGAATTCTAAGCCTCTGTTTGGAATGAACAGGTCCTAG